Proteins encoded by one window of Teretinema zuelzerae:
- a CDS encoding substrate-binding domain-containing protein, whose product MKKSIATVIALALVAGSVFAGGGAEKKEAGGMIGLAMPETHVERWQKDGAALLADATAKGYKAEVAYGDADQSKQNQQIQDFLTKGAKLLVIGSVNEGVVSAVADAATDGAIVIAYDRLITGSKDYDYYITFDNYKVGQFQGKAIESALNLAAATKDKPKYITLFAGSPTDNNAKVFFDGAIDVLRPYAEKGSLVIVGPAPLKSSDASFTKITTENWRADIAKARMENLLNNDAKNVVLDAVLAPNDTLARAIIEACATDGKYSGGKLPVVTGQDGEVASIAAIRDGKQNMTVFKDTRKLAAATIELADALLKGADPKIAGARLDTTSYDTGKKVVKAYLLEPVIVNKDNWKAVMVDSGYYKAEDIK is encoded by the coding sequence ATGAAAAAGAGTATCGCAACAGTGATCGCCCTTGCGCTCGTCGCGGGGTCTGTATTTGCAGGCGGCGGAGCCGAGAAAAAAGAAGCAGGCGGAATGATCGGCCTGGCAATGCCGGAAACCCACGTCGAGCGCTGGCAGAAAGACGGCGCGGCCCTGCTCGCAGACGCGACCGCGAAAGGCTATAAAGCAGAAGTCGCTTACGGCGACGCCGACCAGAGCAAGCAGAACCAGCAGATCCAGGACTTCCTGACCAAGGGAGCCAAGCTGCTCGTCATCGGTTCCGTTAACGAAGGCGTCGTATCCGCAGTAGCGGACGCTGCCACCGACGGAGCCATCGTCATCGCCTACGACCGCCTCATCACCGGTTCGAAGGACTACGACTACTACATCACCTTCGACAACTACAAGGTCGGACAGTTCCAGGGAAAAGCGATCGAATCCGCTCTTAACCTCGCGGCCGCAACCAAGGACAAGCCCAAGTACATCACCCTGTTCGCCGGATCTCCCACCGACAACAACGCGAAAGTGTTCTTCGACGGAGCGATCGACGTTCTCCGCCCCTATGCCGAGAAAGGCTCCCTCGTGATCGTCGGACCCGCTCCCCTGAAATCCTCTGACGCGAGCTTCACCAAGATCACCACGGAAAACTGGCGCGCGGATATCGCCAAGGCTCGCATGGAGAACCTGCTCAACAACGATGCCAAGAACGTAGTTCTCGACGCGGTCCTCGCTCCCAACGACACCCTTGCCCGCGCCATCATCGAAGCATGCGCCACAGACGGAAAATACTCCGGCGGAAAACTCCCCGTAGTAACCGGACAGGACGGCGAAGTCGCCTCCATCGCGGCGATCCGCGACGGCAAGCAGAACATGACCGTATTCAAGGACACCCGCAAACTCGCAGCCGCGACCATCGAACTTGCCGACGCTCTTCTTAAGGGTGCCGATCCCAAGATCGCCGGAGCGCGCCTCGACACGACCAGCTACGACACCGGAAAAAAAGTGGTGAAAGCCTATCTTCTCGAGCCGGTTATCGTAAACAAGGACAACTGGAAGGCCGTCATGGTCGACTCCGGATACTACAAAGCGGAAGACATCAAGTAA
- a CDS encoding SemiSWEET transporter: MFFTVVSYIAAFLTTASFVPQAVKTIRTKDTASISLGMYVMFTGGVMLWMAYGIATGQPAIVISNFITTILAVVILCYKIAGVRAEK, translated from the coding sequence ATGTTTTTCACCGTCGTCAGCTACATCGCAGCCTTTCTCACCACCGCGTCCTTCGTGCCCCAGGCCGTTAAAACCATCAGGACAAAGGACACCGCAAGCATTTCCCTGGGAATGTACGTCATGTTCACCGGGGGCGTCATGCTCTGGATGGCGTACGGAATCGCGACGGGTCAGCCGGCCATCGTCATTTCCAATTTCATTACGACCATTCTCGCGGTTGTGATTCTCTGCTACAAAATCGCAGGCGTTCGCGCGGAAAAATAA
- a CDS encoding iron-containing alcohol dehydrogenase family protein: MSAEMKFHCPTKILSGPDCVKKNAAEFKKFGTRALVVTGSSSAKLNGSLDDSMAALSLNEQEAVLFEGVPANPGPECVYAGAARAKQEGCDFVLAIGGGSAIDAAKLIAMLAVSNIPEEDLMAGQTGGSCLPLVCVPTTAGTGSESTQYSILTNHESETKTGIASPLLFPRLALLDSKYLESAPRTVLAHTAVDSMSHSIEGLISARASDATDALASKGLRLISECIDGLIRGKLSSVQRDRLMTASTLGGMVIANTGTTALHAMGYSLTYYHGIDHGRANGILLPSWLDAVAKTKPELTYKVLEALRMRGTAELRQTLKEILGPSPVPEGFDPEKYAAKAMASKNIANCAAKPTLSEVIETFKTSFDEGNAAQESGRPAANGNSAPLASILPAETVRLIPYRFRDVPKGPTEVPLEIRLSENFKPGIPLPRAWDGRVFGYVRDNDELKKLFSGKMAEGYAHRRIYLNDMEENFRLTLESGSGEHESIFAVASSDVRTLLRNCRVQGEPQDLIE; the protein is encoded by the coding sequence ATGAGCGCGGAGATGAAATTTCATTGCCCGACGAAGATACTCTCAGGGCCTGATTGCGTTAAAAAAAACGCGGCCGAATTCAAAAAATTCGGAACCAGGGCTCTTGTGGTTACGGGTTCGTCGTCGGCTAAACTCAACGGGTCTCTTGACGACTCGATGGCGGCTCTCTCTCTGAACGAACAGGAAGCGGTCCTGTTCGAGGGAGTGCCGGCGAATCCCGGACCCGAATGCGTGTACGCGGGCGCCGCCAGGGCAAAACAGGAGGGCTGCGACTTCGTCCTCGCGATCGGAGGCGGGTCGGCCATCGACGCGGCTAAGCTGATCGCCATGCTTGCGGTCTCGAATATTCCAGAGGAAGACCTTATGGCCGGACAGACGGGCGGCTCGTGCCTCCCCCTCGTCTGCGTTCCGACAACCGCGGGAACGGGTTCAGAAAGCACACAGTACTCGATACTGACGAATCACGAATCCGAAACAAAGACCGGAATAGCCTCGCCCCTGCTCTTCCCGCGCCTCGCGCTTTTAGACTCTAAATATCTGGAGTCTGCGCCGAGGACGGTGCTTGCGCATACGGCAGTCGACTCGATGTCGCACTCCATCGAAGGGCTGATTTCTGCACGGGCCTCCGACGCCACGGATGCGCTGGCATCGAAGGGTCTCAGACTGATTTCGGAATGCATCGACGGCCTGATCAGAGGAAAACTCTCATCCGTTCAGAGGGACAGGTTGATGACCGCTTCGACGCTCGGCGGGATGGTCATCGCGAATACGGGAACGACGGCGCTGCACGCCATGGGATACTCGCTGACGTATTATCACGGCATCGACCACGGCAGAGCGAACGGCATTCTCCTTCCTTCCTGGCTCGATGCCGTTGCGAAAACGAAGCCCGAACTTACTTATAAAGTTCTGGAAGCGTTGCGAATGCGCGGCACCGCGGAGCTCAGGCAAACGCTCAAGGAAATTCTGGGGCCATCGCCGGTTCCCGAAGGCTTCGATCCGGAAAAATACGCGGCGAAGGCTATGGCTTCGAAAAACATCGCGAATTGCGCGGCGAAACCGACTCTTTCCGAGGTGATTGAAACATTCAAGACTTCTTTCGACGAAGGAAACGCGGCGCAAGAGTCCGGGAGGCCAGCGGCGAACGGAAATTCAGCCCCGCTCGCAAGCATCCTCCCCGCGGAAACAGTCAGACTCATTCCCTATCGGTTCAGGGATGTTCCGAAGGGTCCAACGGAAGTGCCGCTCGAAATTCGCTTATCGGAAAACTTCAAACCCGGAATTCCTCTTCCCAGGGCATGGGACGGCCGCGTGTTCGGCTATGTGAGGGACAACGACGAGCTGAAAAAGCTCTTCTCGGGAAAAATGGCGGAAGGCTACGCTCACAGAAGAATCTACCTGAACGACATGGAAGAGAACTTCCGGCTGACGCTGGAAAGCGGGTCAGGAGAGCATGAATCGATATTCGCCGTCGCTTCCAGCGACGTTCGCACCCTGCTTCGAAACTGCAGAGTGCAGGGCGAGCCGCAAGACCTCATCGAATAG
- a CDS encoding aminotransferase class III-fold pyridoxal phosphate-dependent enzyme: MTKEEIVSAHGEYNLQSWSKQKGLSPIAVRNGDGLYFWDMDGKRYSDMSSQLVNLNLGHGNRAIIDAIKEQAEKYCYISPGYASESRSQLAKDLVSFLPDTFGKIFFTNGGADANENAVKIARMYTGRHKIFSRYRSYHGSTFGAGNLTGEPRRYPLEPGIPGFVKFFDPYLYRDGLDETDQEKASKQYLARLREQIIYEGPDSVAAIVIETVTGSNGVIIPPSGYLPGLRALCDEFGILLICDEVMAGFGRTGAMFAFENWGIKPDLVTFAKGVTCGYVQLGGVAVSSKIAAHFDDAVLSCGLTYSGHPLACAAGVACVRYYGEHGILENAKERGKTLSSLLQNIQTAHPGVGDVRSIGLFAAVELVKDKKTREPLVPYGKDPEGIMKAILRRLAAKGFMTYSHENMIIVAPPLIITDDQLVEELAKLDEALTEAGL; this comes from the coding sequence ATGACAAAAGAAGAAATCGTATCGGCGCACGGCGAGTATAATCTCCAATCCTGGTCGAAGCAGAAAGGCTTGTCTCCCATCGCGGTTCGCAACGGCGACGGACTGTATTTCTGGGATATGGACGGAAAGCGCTACAGCGATATGTCCTCCCAGCTGGTCAATCTCAATCTGGGGCACGGAAACAGGGCCATCATCGACGCGATTAAAGAACAAGCGGAGAAATATTGCTACATATCCCCCGGCTACGCGAGCGAAAGCCGCTCGCAGCTTGCGAAAGACCTGGTCTCCTTTCTCCCGGATACGTTCGGAAAAATCTTCTTCACAAACGGAGGAGCCGATGCGAACGAGAACGCGGTGAAAATCGCCCGCATGTATACCGGAAGACACAAGATATTCTCGCGCTACAGAAGCTATCACGGCTCGACCTTCGGCGCCGGAAACCTGACCGGCGAACCGAGGCGGTATCCGCTTGAACCGGGAATTCCGGGATTCGTGAAATTTTTCGATCCCTACCTGTACCGCGACGGACTCGACGAAACGGATCAGGAAAAAGCGTCGAAACAATATCTTGCGCGCCTGAGAGAACAGATCATATACGAAGGCCCGGACAGCGTAGCGGCGATCGTTATAGAAACGGTCACCGGGTCGAACGGCGTCATCATTCCGCCCTCGGGATATCTTCCGGGACTCCGCGCTCTCTGCGACGAATTCGGCATTCTATTGATCTGCGACGAAGTGATGGCGGGTTTCGGACGGACGGGAGCCATGTTCGCCTTCGAAAACTGGGGGATTAAGCCCGACCTGGTCACCTTCGCGAAAGGGGTTACCTGCGGGTACGTCCAGCTCGGGGGAGTCGCGGTCAGCTCAAAAATCGCCGCGCACTTCGACGATGCGGTTCTTTCCTGCGGATTGACCTATAGCGGTCATCCCCTCGCTTGCGCGGCCGGCGTCGCCTGCGTCAGGTACTACGGCGAACACGGCATTCTGGAAAACGCGAAGGAGCGGGGAAAAACGCTTTCGTCTCTTTTACAGAACATTCAAACGGCTCACCCCGGCGTCGGCGACGTTCGATCGATCGGTCTTTTCGCGGCGGTCGAACTGGTGAAGGACAAAAAAACACGGGAACCGCTGGTGCCCTACGGAAAAGATCCTGAAGGAATAATGAAAGCCATTCTCCGCCGCCTCGCCGCCAAGGGCTTCATGACCTACAGCCATGAGAACATGATCATCGTGGCGCCGCCGCTCATCATCACCGACGACCAGCTCGTCGAAGAACTTGCGAAACTCGATGAAGCGCTGACCGAGGCGGGATTATGA
- a CDS encoding ABC transporter permease subunit, giving the protein MSDSIAAANKMSFRNLIKSNAKNYSMVLMLALIMIIFAFMTDGVNLNSRNITNIFMQNSHILLLATTMILLIITCNIDLSCPATCAFIGAVSAMLYNTGMGMIPTVLLSILLSIAIYAVMGFMVAYMRMPAFIVTLGFMLLFRGLVYIITNVTPIALKDDGYKKISSGIFNIPALTVDRVHYTAMLVAAVLFVLYVVSEIAARRKKIRYGFAIPPVAVFIAKIIVIGALIFALGWKFATYRGIPVVVVVLGCTVGIIHFVSRNTVLGRYIYAVGGNARSAKLSGINSEFVIFIVFCMMGSVAGLASIVFTGYMNSALPQAGTMFDMDSIAACYIGGASATGGIGSVTGAIIGGLVMAGINNGMSLMNIAAQWQYVVKAIILLLAVFYDIYSRRKAGLG; this is encoded by the coding sequence ATGAGCGACTCCATTGCCGCCGCCAATAAAATGAGCTTTCGCAATCTGATCAAGTCGAACGCGAAAAACTACTCGATGGTTTTGATGCTCGCGCTGATCATGATCATCTTCGCGTTCATGACGGACGGGGTTAACCTCAACTCCCGCAACATCACGAACATCTTCATGCAGAACAGCCACATCCTGCTGCTGGCGACCACGATGATCCTGCTCATCATCACCTGCAACATCGACCTGTCCTGCCCCGCCACCTGCGCCTTCATCGGAGCGGTGAGCGCCATGCTGTACAACACCGGCATGGGCATGATTCCGACCGTGCTCTTGAGCATCCTGCTGAGCATCGCCATCTACGCGGTCATGGGCTTCATGGTGGCGTACATGCGCATGCCGGCGTTCATCGTCACCCTCGGCTTCATGCTTTTGTTCCGCGGCCTGGTGTACATCATCACCAACGTGACTCCCATCGCCCTCAAGGACGACGGCTACAAGAAAATCTCCTCGGGAATTTTCAACATACCCGCCCTCACGGTCGACCGGGTCCACTACACCGCCATGCTCGTCGCGGCAGTCCTCTTCGTGCTGTACGTCGTGTCCGAAATCGCCGCCCGCCGCAAGAAAATCCGCTACGGCTTCGCGATTCCGCCCGTCGCCGTATTCATCGCAAAAATCATCGTGATAGGCGCCCTCATCTTCGCCCTCGGCTGGAAGTTCGCCACCTACCGCGGAATCCCCGTCGTCGTCGTGGTCCTCGGCTGTACGGTCGGCATCATCCACTTCGTCTCCCGGAACACCGTCCTCGGCCGCTACATCTACGCCGTCGGCGGAAACGCCCGGTCTGCGAAACTTTCCGGAATTAACTCCGAATTCGTCATCTTCATCGTATTCTGCATGATGGGCTCGGTCGCCGGCCTCGCCTCGATCGTCTTCACCGGCTACATGAACTCGGCCCTCCCCCAGGCGGGAACCATGTTCGACATGGACTCCATCGCGGCCTGCTACATCGGCGGCGCCTCGGCCACCGGAGGAATCGGCTCGGTAACCGGCGCGATCATCGGCGGCCTCGTCATGGCCGGCATCAACAACGGAATGTCCCTCATGAATATTGCGGCTCAATGGCAATACGTCGTAAAAGCGATAATCCTTCTCCTCGCCGTCTTTTACGATATTTACTCCCGCCGCAAAGCCGGGTTGGGTTGA
- a CDS encoding Zn-dependent hydrolase: MYTCNTERMIDKIAAFSKFGDAGRGGITRFSLSPEDHLARNEFATRMEKIGAAIECDDMANIYATLPGSDPAAKRIAMASHSDSVQNGGNYDGILGVISAMEVLETIASEKIPHRHPLTAMIWTNEEGSLFPPAMMSSGVITGRFDKEKMLASKSRLDQGITFGAVLEASPWMGAATNRLSAEKYEAMFELHIEQGPILEEAGAEIGVVTCVLGMVNYRIRTFGQADHAGTTPMKNRKDALFAAAKVLTYLHEKLDRLDPALVYTTGEIKCHPCIHTVIPDEVDFSLDARHENPEVIQKVIEVIEGIPAEIAGCKTGHERSWARDTVYFDSDLVGMVKTAADSLSIKNRYINSGAGHDAQFVCGMMPTTMIFVPSKDGHSHCEPEYTSPEECTAGASVLLNAVLAADAHY, encoded by the coding sequence ATGTACACATGCAATACAGAACGAATGATCGATAAAATCGCCGCATTCTCGAAATTCGGCGACGCCGGCCGCGGAGGAATCACCAGATTCTCCCTGTCGCCTGAAGACCATCTGGCGAGGAATGAATTCGCGACAAGGATGGAAAAGATCGGAGCGGCGATCGAATGCGACGACATGGCGAACATATACGCGACGCTTCCCGGAAGCGATCCCGCGGCCAAGCGCATCGCGATGGCGTCCCATTCGGATTCGGTGCAAAACGGTGGCAATTACGACGGAATTCTCGGCGTCATATCCGCCATGGAAGTGCTTGAAACGATTGCGTCGGAAAAGATACCGCACAGGCATCCGCTCACCGCAATGATATGGACCAATGAAGAAGGATCGCTCTTTCCCCCCGCGATGATGTCTTCGGGCGTAATCACGGGCAGATTCGACAAAGAAAAAATGCTTGCGTCGAAGAGCCGGCTCGATCAGGGAATAACTTTCGGCGCGGTTCTCGAAGCGAGTCCCTGGATGGGAGCCGCGACGAACAGGCTCTCGGCGGAAAAATACGAGGCGATGTTCGAGCTTCATATCGAGCAGGGCCCGATTCTCGAAGAAGCAGGAGCGGAAATCGGAGTGGTCACCTGCGTTCTGGGAATGGTCAACTACCGGATCAGAACCTTCGGGCAGGCCGATCACGCCGGAACGACTCCGATGAAAAACCGGAAGGACGCTCTTTTCGCCGCGGCGAAGGTATTAACCTATCTTCATGAAAAGCTCGACCGTCTGGATCCCGCGCTTGTGTATACGACCGGCGAAATCAAATGCCATCCGTGCATTCATACCGTCATTCCCGATGAGGTCGATTTCTCCCTGGACGCACGGCATGAAAATCCCGAGGTTATACAAAAAGTAATCGAAGTCATCGAAGGAATTCCTGCCGAAATCGCAGGATGCAAAACCGGGCATGAACGCTCATGGGCGCGAGACACCGTGTACTTCGATTCGGACCTCGTAGGCATGGTAAAAACGGCGGCGGACTCGCTGAGCATCAAGAACCGGTACATCAACAGCGGCGCCGGACACGACGCTCAATTCGTATGCGGAATGATGCCGACGACGATGATTTTCGTGCCATCGAAGGACGGACACAGCCATTGCGAGCCTGAATACACCTCTCCCGAGGAATGCACAGCGGGAGCGAGCGTCTTATTGAACGCGGTCCTCGCGGCCGACGCGCATTACTAA
- a CDS encoding ATP-binding cassette domain-containing protein has product MSEYILEIQNLTKDFPGVRALDSVNLKVKKGEIHSLCGENGAGKSTLMSVISGVYPKGSYEGKVFFHGKETHYSSVKDSEKEGLAIIHQELALSPYLSIYENMFLGHMKTRFGVINWDKYILESKKYLDQVGLKENPATVVSKLGVGKQQLVEIARALSKQVELLILDEPTSSLNDDESEKLLDFILELKSRGITSIMISHKLKEVLKIADTVTILRDGRSISTYDVKADKLDESKIIRDMVGRELGTHYDKHAVTIGDTVFEVKNWTVWHPDYHSMKTVEDASFYLRKGEILAFCGPMGAGRTELMMSVYGRSYGSKCEGEVFINGKKADTSTTRKALDAGIGYVSEDRKSLGLVLLQDIKSNISASSLGKLSRFGVVNDAEEISAAEKYRASLRIKTPSINQLTRNLSGGNQQKVVLSRCLLAEPEIFIVDEPTRGIDIGAKFEIYAILNDLVRQGKSVIMVTSELPEALSLADRIYVMNEGRIKGMLHREEATQEKIMHYAILGDTQKESTP; this is encoded by the coding sequence GTGAGCGAATACATACTGGAAATTCAGAATCTGACCAAGGATTTCCCCGGCGTCCGGGCCTTAGACTCGGTTAACCTCAAGGTTAAAAAGGGCGAAATCCATTCTCTCTGCGGAGAGAACGGGGCGGGAAAATCGACGCTCATGAGCGTCATCTCCGGGGTATATCCCAAGGGATCGTATGAAGGAAAAGTGTTCTTCCACGGGAAGGAAACCCATTACTCGAGCGTAAAGGACAGCGAAAAGGAAGGGCTCGCCATCATCCATCAGGAATTGGCCTTGAGTCCGTATTTATCAATCTATGAGAATATGTTCCTGGGACACATGAAAACCCGCTTCGGGGTCATCAACTGGGACAAATACATACTCGAATCTAAAAAATACCTCGACCAGGTAGGGCTCAAGGAAAATCCAGCCACCGTCGTCAGCAAACTCGGAGTAGGCAAGCAGCAGCTGGTGGAAATCGCCCGCGCGCTTTCCAAACAGGTCGAGCTTCTTATTCTGGACGAGCCGACCTCGTCACTGAACGACGACGAAAGCGAAAAGCTGTTGGACTTCATCCTTGAACTCAAGAGCCGCGGCATCACCTCCATCATGATTTCCCATAAGCTCAAGGAAGTGCTCAAGATCGCGGACACCGTCACCATCCTGCGCGACGGACGGTCGATATCGACCTACGACGTGAAGGCCGACAAGCTCGACGAATCCAAAATCATCCGCGACATGGTCGGCCGCGAGCTCGGCACCCACTACGACAAGCACGCGGTTACGATCGGAGACACCGTCTTCGAAGTCAAAAACTGGACTGTGTGGCATCCCGACTACCACTCGATGAAAACGGTCGAAGACGCTTCATTCTATCTGCGCAAGGGCGAAATCCTCGCGTTCTGCGGGCCGATGGGCGCCGGCAGGACGGAGCTCATGATGAGCGTGTACGGCAGATCCTACGGATCGAAGTGCGAAGGCGAAGTCTTCATCAACGGCAAGAAAGCAGACACCTCGACCACGCGAAAGGCGCTGGACGCCGGAATCGGCTACGTGAGCGAAGACCGCAAGAGCCTCGGCCTCGTGCTGCTGCAGGACATCAAGTCGAACATCTCCGCCTCGAGCCTCGGCAAGCTCTCCCGCTTCGGCGTCGTCAACGACGCAGAGGAAATATCCGCGGCTGAAAAATACCGCGCCTCTTTGCGGATTAAAACGCCGTCGATCAACCAGCTCACCCGGAACCTCTCGGGCGGAAACCAGCAGAAGGTCGTCTTGAGCCGTTGCCTCCTCGCCGAGCCTGAAATCTTCATCGTCGACGAGCCCACCCGCGGAATCGACATCGGCGCCAAGTTCGAGATCTACGCGATTCTCAACGACCTGGTGCGGCAGGGAAAGAGCGTCATCATGGTGACTTCGGAACTGCCCGAGGCTCTGAGTCTCGCGGACAGAATCTACGTCATGAACGAAGGCCGGATAAAGGGAATGCTTCACCGTGAAGAAGCGACCCAGGAAAAAATAATGCATTACGCGATTCTCGGAGATACACAGAAGGAGAGTACCCCATGA
- a CDS encoding FMN-binding protein, producing MKTAQLLPTGVLVVLLVFTLTAQKCSIEVDLAGRGPEGTRDGVWEGSFDTDLVKATVLVTTENEKIADIEIVRHDNGMGKKAEAVIDQVIASQSTSVDVVSGATLSSKVILRAVEEALNKASSGN from the coding sequence ATGAAAACTGCTCAACTTTTGCCGACGGGCGTATTAGTCGTCCTTCTCGTATTCACCCTTACCGCTCAAAAGTGTTCGATAGAAGTCGACCTCGCCGGCCGCGGCCCCGAAGGAACCAGGGACGGCGTGTGGGAAGGCTCCTTCGATACCGACCTCGTCAAGGCGACGGTGCTGGTGACGACGGAGAACGAAAAAATCGCCGACATTGAAATCGTCAGACACGACAACGGGATGGGAAAAAAAGCGGAAGCGGTGATCGATCAGGTGATCGCTTCGCAATCGACCAGCGTCGACGTCGTCAGCGGCGCGACGCTCAGCAGCAAGGTCATCCTGCGCGCAGTAGAGGAAGCCCTGAACAAGGCTTCCTCGGGGAATTGA